AAAAATATCCATtagaacataaatattttatgttttaaataaacgcGTAACGTGTGCAATATATTAGAAACAACTTATATCGCGATAAGACATACAATGttgatataatcaatatatgaaTTCGTATGTGACCCAGATATCGGACGATGAATTTCGGAAATTTCAAAGTCAAAAATCAACTCGCGTTCGCCTTGActccaataacaataaaaataataataataaactgtgcGAACCTCGGCGCCCGTAGCCCATGATCGTCTGCCAGCTGGTACGCCTATAAACacacataattatacacaGAATGAAACGTGTAAGTAagtattatgtgtgtgtgtgtgtgtgtgtgtgtgtgtgtgtgtgtgtgtgtgtgagtatgTGTTTAGTGGTTCCCGGAATGCACAATGGGAGAAAGTATAACCTTGTCCAGCGCAAGTTTTCCGCTACacgtagtttaattttttttcgcacGCGTGggtcgtatataatatgccgTATACGGGGTGATCCATTAACGGAAGATAtatgagttattattttagaaaacatttttaaaaataatttttttggaaaaattttaagtcatataaaacaacatttttgaaaaaaaagcaatgatatttttgttattttttatcgttatcctttttaatgtatattactcTTTTGAAcgacaatatacattttaaattctatattccAGAACAAGATATTATTAGGATTATTTACAtcgataaaaatcgaatttcgcACGAATAGTTcattaattagaaatatttcaagtttagATAAGCAGAAGATTAGGTGgactaatattttgtatatttcactaatttttaaacatcactCATAACTCACAAACTGCTCAttcaaaattagatttttatgtgTCGAAGTatacatcaaaaaatattctatttagaaTTAAGAATTCAAAATGCATGatgttaaacaaaaacattttaaacgataaaaatctattatttttttagaaaaatgtatttttaactacttaaaattatgtaaaacaaatatttacatagtcGTTAATAGTTGTTGAATTAATAAGTgtcttatgttaaataaatcacCCGATATACCTACAACACCTATGGCCACTACGTGTATCTTTGTGATTCGGTTTTATTAATACGTTGCCCGTATGTGTGTTCgttgaattttttgtttttgttttattcctTGTAACAGTTATACCACGAGAGcaacataaaattttttgcTAACATTTACGTTTGTCATTACTTAATAGGTATTCTAtcgttataattgtttattattcatcGTGCACAACGTTTACTCATCACTAAATTATTGACTTTCGAGGCGATCACCTATTTATCTGTAGGTGCTGGCCACTAaggtaaatacttatttaaatttttaactacagaTCTACGcacatttcaaattataatactattacagtGTAAATAAGCTTACGCATAAAATCAGTCAACgacttttggttttttttttttttaaaagcaaatGCTCGTTTGACTTGTTTTCAGGGTATAggcaatatatatacataatttatttgccATTTTCaaccaaattaattaaaatatataaaatattatgttcggaATCTGCCTAtactacacaatatattattattatctgctCGTAAGcgtgtgtatagtgtataacaatgtatataatattatagccgaACGTACAACATTGTTCATCTGACTTTTATAAGTCCTAAAACCACAATAGCTAATAtgacaaatataatagttatataactataaatcgtATTACTATAGGCTATagcatatgtattatattatttgagcgCATATTTAAAACACCCGTGTCTGCGGATCTCTCCTCCGCTAATATCCTCCCTCTCCTATAGCgagactatatatattattacggtaCATATACTAAAGGTATAcgaatatactattttttaaccaGTAACCAGTATCGGTAAAGCGTAAGACGTATTAATATTCGTAAGttgatgatattatactatgtcgATCGGATTCCGCAGCGGGTGAGCCGTGCGGCGGTGTCGAGGGGCGGGGTGTGGCCGTCGCGTCGCgcttttaatagtattttcccCTCTCCAAATCTGCAACGGCGCTGTATGTTCATTtctttgttattgttattgttattattattattatttttttttaatttttggcacAACACTTGCTATtccaatacacataatattattatattttttaaacccgATACATGGGCACGCGAACGTATCTCTGTAAGAGTCAGAAGAACGTATCACGCAGATACGCGAGCGAGCGCGGTGCGCGTGCGCGCATAACGTGTAACATCGCCTCGCGAGAGCGTATTTTATGCGATATATTTTTCTCGCAAAAAAACCGGTTCGCGACCGTCGACAGAACGGCATTTCGCCACACATGTGTGTCCGCCGTCGGTTCGGCAGAGCAGAAGGAACGCGGCCAAGAAAATTACGCACAATAATATCGCGTATACGCagcacctattataatattattattattctgccAAAGCGCGCGAGTTCGAGTATTTTGATGTTCGTCAGCAGTCGCAACATAATTTTTCCGTTACACGCGTCGACGTAGttacaacatttaaacatCCGGACGTTATGTGATCATCAATAGGACTTGGATTTTCTAGCAAAATATAAACcgttaaaaagtaatatataatcgtCGAAAAACGTGtttaattataggtacatatttattttaagcgtaaaaaaaactagaaaaaaaattctccaCTCGATTTCAATTGGAACGATACGAAACGAATTTGAACACCtaaagtattattgtatataaactatttaagagCCCTTAAACAGTCCCGGGAGTgcgacaaaaatatataatctgcCGGTGCCAAAAAAGCGTTTGTTACAAACTCCGAGCCTTTATTGACAATTTACACTATaacttactatatatatatatatataacattattattgttactgtaTCGTTATTTGCTAATCATAACTCatcggtgtttttttttttattctctccGCAGGTCGTTTTGAACGTCGACCACAGCGACAGCGACAGCTACAACCACAGCGGTTAGGCAACGCGTCGACAGCGACAACGCCGACATGGTGGCGTCCGCCGACCGCCGCGAGAGTTTCGGCGTGGACAGCAGCCTGTTCCACCACCGCAAATCGACCAAAGGCACTGCCAACAAGCAGGGCAAAGATGCCAACGCCAACAAGGGCAAGCAGTCGTCCGACGTGGCGGTGTACACGATATCGGTGGTCGGGGGCTACGAAAACCAGGGCTTCAAGCGGGATGACCTGCAGTCCAGCGACGGGGATCTGGCCAAGCCGCCGCTCGGCAACATGACCGAcggcgacggcgacgacgaccAGACCAAGGGAAAGTTCAAGATGTCGCCCAAAGAGAAGTGGCGGATCCTTAAGAACGTGTCCACCATCAGCCTCGCGTTCATGGTTCAGTTCACCGCGTTCCAGGGCACAGCAAACCTGCAGAGTTCGATCAACGCTCGCGAGGGCCTGGGCACCGTGTCCCTGTCCGCCATTTACGCGGCGCTGGTGCTCAGCTGCATATTCGTGCCCACGTTCCTCATCAAGCGGCTGACCGTCAAGTGGACGCTGTGCCTGTCCATGCTGTGCTACATACCGTACATCGGTGCCCAGTTCTATCCGCGGTTCTACACGCTTGTGCCCGCCGGCGTGCTTGTGGGCCTGGGCGCCGCGCCCATGTGGGCCGCGAAAGCGACGTACCTCACGCAGACCGGGGCCGTATACGCCAAGCTCACCGACCAGCAAGTGGACGGTATCGTCGTCCGGTTCTTCGGATTCTTCTTCCTCGCTTGGCAGACGGCCGAGCTATGGGGAAACCTCATCTCTTCGTTgggtatgtatatacatatatgatatatcgaACTCGAAACGTTTTACGATAACAACATAATAGAGATTATCGCCTAAATCAATTTCTCGAAAATACAATTTGCCATTAAAGAGGTGTACCAAATAAAAAGTACTCCTACGTGGTCATTTTCACTCAAACATCTTCTCGTagccatattatgtaattccgacatacattttatttgtataatgataCACTTTATCCGTTTACATAAcacattattaagttatatgcGATAGAAATACGTTTTTTTCCTGAACTTCACTATATTAATTACGGTAATTTGCTGGAAAATTTGCCTAATTCAGCATAGTGATATAAAACGCACCACCATGTAAAATCGAGTGCTGCAGATGTAACCGATACGCTGCAAGACGGTGACACCTGATCGACATGCCGCATTAAACACCAACCGGCTACAATATTGcggttttatcaatttaattataatcgaaGTGGTCATGTAGATATACgatattagtgttattacaaCAGATGGCTCGTCCGTTTATTTGTcatagtaaatagtataagATGTGGGCACACACGACCGTTAACTGCGGCGTGTTAAATCGTTGGATCGGGCTGGCAATAATTCGCCGCACACTCACAACTATAAATCGAAATCAATGAATacgatacacacacacacacacatgtatatatatatatatatatatatatattcatactctatatcatattatatacatacgtcatacgtatataatggtcatatatacttatatacattactAAATTACTTGCATTTGTCGTAAGACACTTTTCAGTCCGCTGCGGGTATATTCGCCGTCTCCCGTTTTAACGTCTTACCATCCCATTTTCAAATGTCAAGgcgaaatgtataataatcattatatacataaatgtacataCGCGTATATATTGTTCGTTCTCGACACCGTTGTTCCCTTCCCCTTTTACGGACCACTCTATCGCCATCTATTAACTGCAACTAtcgttttattgtattactatacactattaaattatattaaatattttactttaatcgCTCTTACGGCGAGCCTTCtttcaaaatgtatgtgtCACGAATCCCGGCCGTAATGTATATACCTGTACTTGACAGAAATCATTATAAACGACCTATAGTATCGTTGTCAAATCAGAAGACATTCAacgaataaaagtataaatgaaaacaaaataaaccttTTGAATTCTCTGACtcgaacattattattattatttcgcaaATGCGATACCTACCGATAATTGCCAACGCTATTCGAAATCGATTAACTCCGACATCTGTTTACATTTCGCAATAACCCTGAATGACGGTTACTCGCAGTCCTAATTTCTTTCAGGCCCAAGAACAAATTTCCACgttagaacataatatattatacatgtgcgTGTATATGACATTTTGTCACGGCGATTTTGTTGAAATCCAGTAGGTGCGTGCAGCAGTGTTGTATTATCGTCTTAAACCTAAACATTGTTCGATTGATTTGATGTACAGTGGAATTacgttttttgaaaatctcACGGTTAATCGGTGTGAAATATTctccaaataaatataaacatgataACCGAAACGCATGGGGTATAAGTGGATACGAGAGGTCTTACGAGACTATAAAGCGCACgcgtactattatttataatctaactatataatattattatcgtattatcgTCATCGTGATTATTTTGACGTAACGGGACTTTTCGTTTGTGTACAGTATTGTCTAGCGGTGCCCACGGTGGCGGTAGCGGCGACAACAGCACGATGCTATCGGAAGAAGAATTGCGACTGTGCGGTTCAAATTTTTGCGTGATGGGTAATCACGCCATCGACAATCTGGAAAGGCCGCCAGACTCAGAAATATTCGAGATAAGCACCATATACCTCACGTGCATCGTACTGGCCACTATCATAATAGCCCTGTTCCTGGACCCACTTTCaaggtaaattttttattttagttttcagCGATTCCCCCATAGAGTATAATTacgttatatttcaattttggaaAAACGgctttgtgtgtgtgtttgtgaaTAATACAATAGGAAATATAATACGTTACATATTGATTATGCAGTCGCATACGGTAGCGGCACACCTAAACACAAaacgcaatattattttactagtgcaaattacaataggtataatatttattacggtCATATGATAGTTTTAGCTATAGTGCGTGTGATATGAGAGCCGATGACGAGTATATGCATATAACTAACTTATCAGTTCCAAAACCGACAAAAGATTGAGATCGATTTCGTCGATGAATGCGTGGATTCACTCAAATGGATCAACGATCATTTTCTTGCACTGTCGATtaactaaatgaaaattttcgaCAGTTTCTCGCGATAACTAAAAATTGGGTAGATTTTCTGCGTGAAACCCGACGGCTCTTATGTTTGATTCGGACATTTGAGTTATGGATATGTACATAAAACCAACttcaaaaatggtttttattttaaattatgcaatGATACGCGAAGTGATCAATGAgtgtttacaattattatcaaccCACACGATGTATACAAAACAATCGGAAATTAGTGATCTCGAAACAAAAAAACGATGAGGATATTCTCGTAATCCTTTCGTAACACATAGAATATCTGACTAAATTATACCCAGTAAATCCATTATGTAGTAAACCAAacagcaataattattaataatgccttatttacatttacatttgtTCGCGttcatttatacaatttacgtACCTACGTCGCgcgttttatcaataataccaAACATTATACTATTCCAATTCAAATTTTCGGCGTAATTTGTTCAGAAAATCTTCCTATGTGTACATAAACTTCCAAACACCCGAGTATTTAGTATCCCCAGTACCCGTATAAATCGAACTgcgcatgtataatatttcaataaaatatatatcttcgGAACCGGATAggatattattgtgatttaagAGTCAGATTTTACCTCAGTACGAACAAGGCAAAACACGTACTTATCTTgcattgtatatactatacgacTCGTTTGCATCGCGCGTTCTTATTATCGTAAAACAATACGTCTTTGTACTATGCACTCtcgtaacttattttaaatatctaatacacacacacacacacacacacacatatatatatatatatatatatatatatatatatatatatatatacacacacatatatatatatgtatatatatattatataaacctgAAAAGTTATTTGGCCTTGGAGGTGGTCTATACCTGATTTTTCGACACGATCGTAACGCGGCTcgtgttaaaataatgtgcCCGTTGTATTGGCGGGTTATACCGTTATCGAACAATCACCTTTAAATCCCCCAAAAAACGACCAATATCACggaatgttattttttgttaaaatgatttcaactttttagttttaacacAAGTCTATTACTTTGATTTTTGCACCACTGCTATTTGATTTTTAGTCACCTATCTAGTAAgtagataaattgtataaataataacagcgtgttttaatgattaaaaaaaaattaaaattttataataatattaataaaccaaaaaatcCCACTATACATTTATGTCTATTGTCGATTGTAGTATTGTATAGGTAGAAGTGTAatgaattaacaataaattattgaagtattaaacataaacattattatttaagtattcacGTTttcaatatagaaataaaaatattttttgtattataatataaaaattccaagttgtttgaatttttaatttttatcatatacctatatactgaagaaaaaaaacacaaacaaataaactGTATATTCTCGTGGTTAAAATTgcttcaattataaatatttaaaaactgggactattatttttttagtataatatgccTAGCTAGTTCTTCGGTCCAAGAtaaatttttgtacattttatgtattatattatgacacgaataattaaataatataaatataattatatacaacagAAACTAATTTGCGGCTTGAATAATTATCCTATAATGATATGTACACGTAAAATTACTATGAAtactataagtacttatagtttatcaaaaaaaaaaaaagactggGGGAGATACGCAAGTTACAATATGCTAAACTTACGTATTACTCaattacttgtataataataataataatacgaatacaAACTAATgcctgtatgtatataatatataattataatttgcgaataattatagtaggtacatagATATAGAAAAACTAAGAATTtcctttgtaaaaaaatagagTAATTTTAGACTAAAATTAGTTGGTCTcatacatatgtatacaatatggtacgatgatattaattaattagctaAAATCTAATACGGTTCgaaatacagtataatatatacctacctacaagAAAGTGCAGGCACGAGGGGCCCCACGcatgtacttaaaaaatgttattattacattaaattttgcaAATACTGAACGGTTATACTTGACTTGTACTactgtataaaacatattattgctgtgtataaatctaaataatataaaaatataagtatatcaatacatataatatatgcattggtaggtatatataatgttcttCACGCCACACAGTGTACTAATATTActctagtataatatattataatcggtcGCCTTCGAGTTACGCGTTCTCTGGAATAGACGTCCTGCCTCGGGATATCGCGAtttacgagttttttttttaatcttgtcGCGTTTTTTTTgtgactatttatttaatttcgtttttttttctgtttatcgCTCCGAGGTGTGCGTGTGTacactaatttaaattcactgtatacactacctatatataatactgtaatatatatatatatttattattattacgcttCTGATTGCGTCTGCGCGAATCCGGAGTCTAGAGGCAATCCGGATTtggcgaaaaaataaaaataaacaacgaaATCACATGACCGCGAAAACGGGATAACGGTTGGcaataaatacgagtatattttcattaaacgaCACGCCGCGGcacgacataatattattatactacaggAAAGGTGCTCACGAGACGATGGCTACTACATCGATAagagtacatatataatattataatataacagccTTGatactatagtaaaattatatacactcCATgaagtatgaaaataaatcatcaagtaaacactttttcttgaaattaaagttcaaatttaacgTCGTTTACTATTCTGTCATCCATTTTGAATAATgcgatttagtattttttttttttattattattatattgttgacaTTTAACCAAACAATAGCAGttttgatatgtatatattatgttaatttcacACACaagctaataaataaaatatccttttataactcatcataaaatttattatttaaaaaaaattcttaacaattaaataatatgatcattgTACCtagattgaattattataaaattggtttcagtttcataaaaaatgttcaactttAGATGAAAAGGTCGATTttaccaatataattattatatgatttcaggatacttacttatataatgtgtatattcaatattgtgtatacatttatacttagcctatatattatgcaaaacgaaaatattgttattagttgACAAGTTTtgagataaataaataggttaaCACTTAAATGTGTtgtcgtatatatatttatacacatttattataataacattacgaTTTACTGTGCATCCTTACATCTATATAGATGTAATATATAGAgatatatacgaatatatatattctcgTATATACGAGAAGGAGGTCGATTCGTAATCATGAGAAAATCTTCCgaaagcatattttataagacatCATGCGTGTATCGTGTATGCATACCTGTATAAccagctaaaaaaaaaataggctaCATGCTATCCTATACACAAACGCAAATGGACGAATATGACTTTGTTTGGGGTTAAATAATTTCGCGTGCACAAGAACGCGCTTCAATAGTAAATAAAGTAaggaaaacaaaacaaaaaacaaataataataaacacacgAGAATATGTGTGGTATGCGCCAGCTTATAAATGTGAATTGGTATAATaggcaaatataatattattatatgtacggaGAAAGTCGTAGGTACGAGCACTGcgtgtacacaataataatgataatgattgtAATGTCCATTGTTTGCAATCGTATAGGTAATGGGTGGAAAGTGGTAGGGGTTGGGAGTACAGAGTGGTTTTCGCACTGATTCGAAAATGTAGCCCTCGACGGATTTGCGAACGATagacgtatacatatatatatatatatttgtgataTGGCcagtatttacattaaaatacgcAGGTTCTAAAGTAAAGGCAACTTCATGggtatgtattttgtttacaattatatatgagCTTCATTAACGGAAAAATACTGTACACCTATACAGACTAACAAGCACGTTtgcaatactatttaaatattttatttattcttcaagGAGATAATGGGCCTCATGTTCGTACAACGTGTAAGTGTGTTTATACTGCATGCAGATGGATTATCTGAAAACGTCccaaatggaaaaaaatgggcttaatatatttgaatataataatatggattatGGTTGCAGACCGGATCGAAATCTCGACGCGGAAACGCTCAAAATCGGTTAGGCGCGGGCGTTGTGTTATAATGATGATGGTAAAATacgtgtaaattataaatcgtgTACCAGGCTTCTATTTATGTTGTCCGAGAAATCGTGACTGAacgacataataattattgtgttaatattattatgaaagcGAAAATAGGAAGGtgttatacattatgatatacaatatagttacatgttattattataatttgtatgggATACAATAGTCTCgtgacaataaataatataatatgttatacacattttttttctacggaCACTTAAAAAAGCTCAGACAATTTCGCATAGCACCTTATACTAAACACAAAGTCgtctgtaataaaaaaaaattatatatttatatgtgtgtgtgtatataatatgtatgacttgagcattatatatataaatatatattacggcATACTTATTTGGTAGTATgattcaaaaaatacaataatgaaaGGTATTCACTGCTCGtgcaaaatttgaaaaatgttatatgaaacgctatacaacataaaatatatataaaaatataatattatattatataaagattcCGAATCACTTACATGATAACTGATTGTTACGTTCAAATTCGTAACAATAATAGCTACTGAATATTTTTCGATgagtacattatacatagaaaacattataagtataagtttGGAGCTTagcataaaacaaaaactcaaCGATGAAGGATCTCACTTCagcagtatatatttataatatatctaatgatTATTGTGTTcctgtatactatataatatattaatatttaaaatctataaatctgCACAATAATGTTACAACTAAGACATTCGTGaaggtatatattatctttaattaaaatataaggatgggtatataatatataatataattatacaaaccaATAACTATTCACAATTACTcgttaattgtattttgaaatacaatgAGACATTTTTTCGGTtacttatatgtttaaaaatatatatgtacattgtacatttaatatttatataatgtatgtatatatatcgcCTATAGGTAATAAACTAACTTGTTATTAGCCGACGCAAAATTAGTTTTCCTTGACTTTGgtgtagttaaatattatataataaaaaaaaagtcgtccaaaacacaaattatacctatacactatataatttCCGTACCTTTacaacgttattatatttattaggattTTCAATAGAAGTgtttatagcatattattatattattattattattattattatttattattattattattattatatcgactTATCCACtacagatataaaatataaactatataatatctatttatgttTCACAAATTAATAACAGCTAAATTTATTTCCGTAAACATTGTAATTCACTAGGTAACAGATATTTTTCCGGGCATATTAACATATGCacacgataaataataataataattatagataataatcatTGAGTTACGTCgtgatatttcaaataaaaatagcgatatttttctttgaacGAAAGCTATGAtacatgttgtataatatataaaaatacttaaaaaaaataaaaagatatatcCGTGTAATAAGTACCCAATAAgccaataaaaattgatactgTTTCATTATCATCTTATATGCCGACACATATCAAACACAGGACAAGCTAATCGCGAATACATGTTAGTAtgatatgtaatgtatatactttacTTAACAGTTAACATCGATCTTCAGACGTCGAGAGCTTACACTTACGACTAACAATATCCTATATAGCCACCACAAAGAAATCAAACACTGCGTGATTCACATAATTTTAGCAccattctaaataataatatatagagtcTTTTAAACAGGATTTtttcctaatattatataattttactacttAATTTCAAAACTGAGCAATgggcattattataatactagttagaaaattaaaacaaagttgcataatacataaaccTAATGCGATTTTTGTATCAactttttagtattttctatatttatctaacttatactaaatactataaaaaaaaaaaaatagtatattgaaaattagtgAACTTAATTTAATGGCGTTGTGcattatcattaattgtaaaaatatcaattagataacactctaatattactgtattatctatagtaagaaattaaatttaacatgtcgtattattataccttgTTATCGAGACTTGATAATTATAGCTTCTTTATCTGTTgataaatgtctataattatttatatttatatacattgtatattagtGATAgtgatgatataaattattcgatCCGTTAAAGGTCTTTTGAGTTGTTtgctttcaattatttataataaatataaatcatgtttGAGTATCTAAcggcataattttatttgttttttattaacctAATTATAAACaccaacataaattattatatatcacctATATATGTACTCAACTGTTAAATCTTACTTTTTTGTCGTGGTTGTAaaagtaaatgtttattttggtTGAGAATCGCTTGAAATCATTTATTCACTTCGATaactaaaaacatgttttcttAATTAAGTACAAGATTATACGCCATAaactttatatacaaaaacatacCTACTTCTCT
This sequence is a window from Rhopalosiphum maidis isolate BTI-1 chromosome 1, ASM367621v3, whole genome shotgun sequence. Protein-coding genes within it:
- the LOC113548574 gene encoding UNC93-like protein translates to MVASADRRESFGVDSSLFHHRKSTKGTANKQGKDANANKGKQSSDVAVYTISVVGGYENQGFKRDDLQSSDGDLAKPPLGNMTDGDGDDDQTKGKFKMSPKEKWRILKNVSTISLAFMVQFTAFQGTANLQSSINAREGLGTVSLSAIYAALVLSCIFVPTFLIKRLTVKWTLCLSMLCYIPYIGAQFYPRFYTLVPAGVLVGLGAAPMWAAKATYLTQTGAVYAKLTDQQVDGIVVRFFGFFFLAWQTAELWGNLISSLVLSSGAHGGGSGDNSTMLSEEELRLCGSNFCVMGNHAIDNLERPPDSEIFEISTIYLTCIVLATIIIALFLDPLSRYGEKQRRADSQELSGIQLLSATAYQLKKPYQQLLIPITIWIGMEQAFIGADFTQAYVSCALGIPSVGYVMICFGVVNAICSLLFGTIMKYIGRLPLMALGFVVHSILIWILIVWRPHPNNPKLFFTISGLWGVGDAVWQTQMSGIYGTLFRRNKEAAFSNYRLWESAGFVVAYAYSTHLCARKKLYVMGVVLFIGFVGYIIVEIRHSVKARRLKRLADDPKSEPLPDETVNETDDEKDDIDDEIIVTHL